gccgagatcggacgccatgctgtgcacatggtggcatttgtattggaattattggattacattgtggatatggatatgtctcacttgagatggcttagccggtcgggccgagaccggactccatgtaaaaatatggtggcattgtgagttgtggctttggcactaaagattattaatctaaaaggatggaaagattgaattggaaactatgtgatcctttcttggtgttttctttgtattcctatgaagtacttattgattattatgactgccttctatttgtttcactgttcattctactaagattggtgtttgccttacatactaatactattcgatagtactaacgtcccttttgccgggggcgctacatctttgaatggatgtaggtggttgcATCGCAGATAGTGCTGATCGCAGCTAGTGGTGCTCTCTTTtgtctcctcacagcagtcttggtgaccCCTATTTCTCCCAAGGGTCATATAGTctttcttttgtataagttttcacattttgaggtatagccgggccttgttgccggcattgtcatgttgctcttttgtatccttagaggctccgtagacgtttttgtgggtcatgtatgtatgttggggtggtcgttggatcgagttgtattttggaaactcaactatggcataatgtatataagaaaaatgaactagcaacatttatatatttatataactgatctctcctcggttttacaaatggtgatacGGTCTATTTTTgggttatgaatgagtcgggtaggaaatgTTTAATAGGCTTTCTcgaccaggttcactcggtttagcaccggtcgcgctccccgaggttggggtgtTACagacttggtatcagagcctaaggttttaaagtgtcataggatgtcttagagccgtgtctagtagagcccttcttatcggtgtgttgtcgaccacatgtataattagggggctacttggatatttaagaatgatacccttcattgttgttctatatcgtgcgatatAGCGAaacgtgaggttgttttcccctaattagtgcattgttctaactttcagtaaatggcacctaagaagagagcgataattggccaagaagccaatgccacaccaggagtggctgttgatcccttacttgataatgcgggtAAGGATAGCCCACCTACTATCACACTACCTGATTTGTCTACTCCAGAACagactaccccagttcctacacccgtggagggtgccacaatccctcccgccgatatacctgttccacctccagccccagctctaAGTCccagtatttctgatggggatcttaggggagctattcagatgctgactcagttagtagcttctcaggcccagaggtcaaatgttgcacccccCTCATTTAGCTCGCAAGAGGATTCTTCTGGTTTTagggtaaacaggttccttcagttagaccctccagtgttcacatgTACTGATCTCggggcagaccctcaggatttcattgatgagatgcataagactctccgagttatgcgtgctactgaagtagagggagtagagttggcctcttatcgtctaaaaggggtggcatattcctagTTTGAAATGTGGGAAGATtctcgtgaggaggggagccctctagcgagatggagtgagttcgcggatgccttcatagaccatttcttgacTGCTGAGACTAAGGAAAACTatgctgtggagtttgagacccttaaatagggtagtaggaatgtgtgggagtatcacatggagttcgtgcaCCTGTCGAAGTATGAtgttcatatgatgccgactatagaggcaagagtgcgtcgatttgtgcagggccttagccctttggttattaatgaggctgccacatCTGCTCTcaattctgacatgaactatggaaggatggtggcatttgcccaaGCTGGAGGCTCGAAAGTTAAAGCTCGGGATGGAACgtgaaagtagtagtagggcccgatcagcgggcaaccttggggattcattcggaggtggcagatcagcttttcggggaggatcatcagggccatcctagtcttatgctcagtcttcagctagtgccctGCCATTAGGGCACGGTCAGCAGTAAAGGAGTCGCTTTAGGCCCGGTCATGGCAGCAAGGGGGTCCCACTATCAGGACCGATCAGgaggtagattccagcagcagcagagggccccatgccctaagtgtgggaggatataTTCTggagtctgctacctggacatgccagtatgttacggaTGCGGAATGAGAGGACAttttcagagggagtgtcgtgtaTCCCGTTAGGGTGCAGGCTGGGGCACaactcagtcatccagtcctacaaCTGCCACATCTTCAGCACACCCTCTAGCTCGAGGCTCTTCAGCACTCGCAGGGCGTGGTACAGCTAGGGGTAGTGCACAGAGTTTGGCAGAACCCAACCAATtatatgctatgagtggtcgacagagtgcgGAGGCTTCCCCGaatgtcgtcacaggtatatgGACTTTTCAATCTCATaatgtgtatgcccttattgatcccggatcttctttgtcctatgttactccttatgttgctacgagcttcgggatagaactggaacagcttcatgagccgttctctgtatctactccggttggcgagtctattatggccacacgggtttatagggattatgttatcacggtgcgtggtcgggataccatggccgatcttattgaactagggatgattgattttgatgtaataatgggaatggattggctttattcatgttttgccaaactcgattgtcgagccagaatcatgaggcttgagtttcctaacgagccagcTGTTGAGTGGGAagggaataatgttatgccaaaaggtaggtttatttcttaccttaaggctacaaagatgatcaggaaggggtatatttaccatttagtctgagttacggacaccactgctgaggtgcctacccttgaatctgtaccaattgtgaatgaattccccgatgtattttcgga
This region of Nicotiana tomentosiformis chromosome 4, ASM39032v3, whole genome shotgun sequence genomic DNA includes:
- the LOC138909603 gene encoding uncharacterized protein yields the protein MAPKKRAIIGQEANATPGVAVDPLLDNAGKDSPPTITLPDLSTPEQTTPVPTPVEGATIPPADIPVPPPAPALSPSISDGDLRGAIQMLTQLVASQAQRSNVAPPSFSSQEDSSGFRVNRFLQLDPPVFTCTDLGADPQDFIDEMHKTLRVMRATEVEGVELASYRLKGVAYS